In one Spirochaetota bacterium genomic region, the following are encoded:
- a CDS encoding glycosyltransferase family 4 protein, with translation MKICLLSYRGNPYCGGQGIYLMYVARELAKLGHEVHAIVGPPYPFPIEGVTYHYISNHNYFNVKDFVKPHKPFATLQPLNFYEFVASKFGIFPEIESFSIRAYCKLRELLQTHSFDIIHDNQCLGYGFLLIKQFGIPFVSTIHHPLTIDRSTWFEYPSSFFLKTKRILYYPLVMQKYVANKMDLIITVSHDSAKEIYNAFGVPLEKQRVVYNGMDSSIFYPIKTQKRPNSLIFVGNVEDRKKGVIYMLKALTLTKHKVHLTIVDGGAPNRNYVPKWIDKFDLNDRITFTGKIPLDKLVKLYAETQIALCPSLYEGFGFPAAEAMACELPVIAATGGALPEVVGQHMKTGILVPPRDPYALAQAIDYLIDHPEVRLRIGKAARQRVLKTFTWENAAKEMVKVYQEAIDAYRGL, from the coding sequence ATGAAAATATGTTTATTAAGTTACCGAGGAAATCCCTATTGCGGCGGGCAGGGAATTTATTTAATGTACGTTGCAAGAGAGCTGGCAAAGTTAGGTCACGAAGTACATGCTATTGTTGGCCCACCTTACCCTTTCCCCATTGAAGGGGTTACCTATCACTATATCAGCAATCATAATTATTTTAATGTAAAAGACTTTGTAAAACCCCACAAGCCATTTGCTACCTTACAGCCTTTGAATTTCTATGAATTTGTAGCATCAAAATTTGGCATCTTCCCCGAGATTGAATCTTTTTCAATACGTGCGTACTGCAAACTGCGCGAGCTATTACAAACGCATTCATTTGATATTATACACGACAATCAATGCTTAGGATATGGTTTTTTATTAATAAAACAATTTGGCATTCCTTTTGTATCAACTATCCATCATCCACTAACAATTGACCGCTCCACATGGTTTGAATACCCTTCAAGCTTTTTCCTTAAAACCAAACGCATACTGTATTATCCACTTGTGATGCAGAAATACGTAGCAAACAAAATGGACCTTATCATTACCGTATCACATGATTCGGCCAAAGAAATTTACAATGCCTTTGGCGTTCCTCTTGAAAAGCAGCGAGTAGTGTACAATGGTATGGATAGCTCTATCTTTTATCCCATAAAAACACAGAAAAGACCAAACAGCTTAATATTTGTGGGCAATGTAGAAGACCGTAAAAAAGGCGTTATCTATATGCTGAAAGCTTTGACCCTTACAAAACATAAAGTCCACTTAACCATTGTGGACGGTGGGGCACCAAACCGCAACTATGTGCCAAAATGGATTGATAAATTTGACCTCAATGATCGCATAACGTTTACAGGCAAAATACCACTGGACAAACTTGTGAAGCTGTATGCAGAAACACAAATTGCTCTGTGCCCTTCATTATATGAAGGGTTTGGCTTCCCTGCAGCTGAAGCCATGGCATGCGAGCTTCCCGTGATTGCCGCAACTGGTGGAGCACTCCCGGAAGTTGTTGGCCAGCACATGAAAACCGGTATACTGGTACCACCCCGCGATCCATACGCACTTGCCCAAGCTATAGATTATCTCATTGACCATCCCGAAGTGCGACTTCGAATCGGCAAAGCAGCCCGACAGCGTGTGCTCAAAACATTCACATGGGAAAACGCAGCCAAAGAGATGGTCAAGGTATATCAGGAGGCAATTGATGCTTACCGTGGACTTTGA
- a CDS encoding class I SAM-dependent methyltransferase: protein MLTVDFDLLAVKHGTIALDAGCGMGRHSFEFAARGAKVFSMDMDMDCVRRTRFTLVHMRDSGQSKPGARFQVLVGDALNLPFRNNTFDRIICAEVMEHVNDDNQACKELVRVLKPGGLIAITVPTYISELLYDTLTYEYFTSPGGHIRKYVPRSLARIMEQNGLKIYAIDFRHSFHTIYWLIRCVVGLHLENQFFTKRYRNFLTRTLFSPFMQKVERFFDNFFPKSIILYAQKPLQ, encoded by the coding sequence ATGCTTACCGTGGACTTTGATCTTCTGGCCGTTAAGCATGGCACTATTGCACTTGATGCTGGCTGTGGAATGGGGCGACATTCCTTTGAATTTGCTGCACGTGGTGCAAAGGTCTTTTCCATGGACATGGACATGGACTGTGTGCGCCGCACACGCTTTACGCTTGTACATATGCGCGACAGTGGCCAGTCAAAACCTGGTGCCCGCTTCCAGGTGCTTGTTGGCGATGCCCTCAACCTTCCTTTCAGAAATAACACCTTTGACCGCATTATCTGTGCCGAGGTTATGGAGCACGTGAACGACGACAATCAGGCGTGCAAAGAGCTTGTGCGAGTACTCAAACCTGGCGGGCTTATTGCCATAACTGTCCCCACCTACATTTCCGAGCTACTCTATGACACATTAACCTATGAATATTTCACTTCGCCAGGGGGGCATATTCGCAAATACGTACCTCGTTCACTTGCACGCATTATGGAACAAAATGGCCTCAAAATTTATGCTATTGACTTTCGCCATTCATTTCATACCATATACTGGCTCATCCGCTGTGTGGTTGGTCTTCATCTTGAAAACCAGTTTTTTACAAAGCGCTATCGCAATTTCTTAACGCGCACACTCTTCTCACCGTTTATGCAAAAGGTTGAGCGCTTTTTTGACAACTTTTTCCCAAAAAGCATCATATTGTACGCACAAAAACCATTACAATAA